The following coding sequences are from one Octopus bimaculoides isolate UCB-OBI-ISO-001 chromosome 3, ASM119413v2, whole genome shotgun sequence window:
- the LOC106872682 gene encoding protein unc-45 homolog B isoform X1, whose product MVFILLPVNYQFRTRLLVSLIMPQITEISEATVLKEKGNTLFKNGLYEEAVNAYTEALNIRDVPTEEKIACLKNRSACYLKTKQYLFAVSDATEALKENPHDTKALYRRCQGYQELGQIEDAYKDATQLIKIDPKNQAVQTIMQKLVTPMQEKVQERTSMDGKVAQMFNLAFQDNPDVTRDTKLTATNNIIVLAREESGAEKIVRENGIFFLHKMTQIKDDFELQQASYRALANLAENSRRRAERIIKEISLPVICETLNTSNEKLCVTASQLISNIINAITNVDAFKALVKEQTAMKRRGERVKPAKFTMDEAAQTFVDEIFSSMTKMLPSRKLSARGRDAIIEIFIKYITGMSGVGWTKQFMESEGLYNLLTIAGIHCKVESVIKVTGHSRMHSALLLTKIYDDMIGDKQRDHFKERCHEYFKDTFGEGDIDSTVEAIRAITTLLQVCFVVL is encoded by the exons GAGATTAGTGAAGCTACTGTTTTAAAAGAGAAAGGTAACACTTTATTTAAAAATGGCCTGTATGAAGAAGCTGTCAATGCCTATACAGAAGCTTTGAATATCAGGGATGTTCCTACTGAAGAGAAAATAGCATGCCTTAAAAACCGAAGTGCTTGTTATCTTAAAACAAAACAGTATCTGTTTGCTGTTTCAGATGCTACTGAAG CTCTAAAAGAAAATCCTCATGATACAAAAGCTTTGTATCGGCGTTGCCAAGGATACCAAGAGTTGGGACAAATTGAAGATGCTTATAAAGATGCTACACAATTaattaaaatagatccaaaaaaTCAGGCTGTCCAGACAATTATGCAAAAACTTGTGACTCCAATGCAGGAAAAA GTTCAAGAACGTACAAGTATGGATGGTAAAGTTGCTCAGATGTTCAATTTGGCATTCCAGGATAATCCAGATGTGACAAGAGatacaaaactaaca GCAACCAACAACATTATAGTTCTTGCTCGTGAAGAATCTGGAGCTGAGAAAATAGTGAgagaaaatggtatttttttcCTTCACAAAATGACCCAAATTAAAGATGATTTTGAACTTCAGCAAGCTTCTTATCGTGCATTGGCTAACCTTGCAGAAAATAGCCGAAGGCGAG cagaaagaattataaaagaaataagtctTCCGGTGATATGCGAAACATTGAATACTTCTAATGAGAAACTATGTGTGACAGCTTCTCAACTTATATCCAATATAATCAATGCTATTACAAATGTTGATGCATTCAAAGCACTTGTCAAAGAACAGACTGCTATGAAAAGAAGAGGAGAACGAGTAAAGCCAGCAAAATTTACAATGG aTGAAGCAGCTCAAACATTTGTTGATGAAATCttcagttcaatgactaaaatgtTACCCAGTCGCAAGCTATCAGCTAGAGGTCGAGATGCCATCATAGAGATCTTTATTAAATACATTACAGGAATGAGTGGTGTTGGGTGGACCAAACAATTTATGGAAAGTGAAG GCCTTTATAATTTATTAACCATTGCTGGTATCCATTGTAAGGTTGAATCAGTGATAAAAGTGACTGGGCATTCGAGAATGCATTCGGCACTACTACTGACGAAGATCTATGATGATATGATTGGTGATAAACAAAGAGATCATTTTAAAGAACGTTGTCATGAGTATTTCAA AGATACATTTGGTGAAGGAGACATTGATTCTACAGTGGAGGCTATAAGAGCAATTACCACATTATTACAggtatgttttgttgttttgtga
- the LOC106872682 gene encoding protein unc-45 homolog B isoform X2, producing the protein MVFILLPVNYQFRTRLLVSLIMPQITEISEATVLKEKGNTLFKNGLYEEAVNAYTEALNIRDVPTEEKIACLKNRSACYLKTKQYLFAVSDATEALKENPHDTKALYRRCQGYQELGQIEDAYKDATQLIKIDPKNQAVQTIMQKLVTPMQEKVQERTSMDGKVAQMFNLAFQDNPDVTRDTKLTATNNIIVLAREESGAEKIVRENGIFFLHKMTQIKDDFELQQASYRALANLAENSRRRVKRIIKEISLPVICETLNTSNEKLCVTASQLISNIINAITNVDAFKALVKEQTAMKRRGERVKPAKFTMDEAAQTFVDEIFSSMTKMLPSRKLSARGRDAIIEIFIKYITGMSGVGWTKQFMESEGLYNLLTIAGIHCKVESVIKVTGHSRMHSALLLTKIYDDMIGDKQRDHFKERCHEYFKDTFGEGDIDSTVEAIRAITTLLQVCFVVL; encoded by the exons GAGATTAGTGAAGCTACTGTTTTAAAAGAGAAAGGTAACACTTTATTTAAAAATGGCCTGTATGAAGAAGCTGTCAATGCCTATACAGAAGCTTTGAATATCAGGGATGTTCCTACTGAAGAGAAAATAGCATGCCTTAAAAACCGAAGTGCTTGTTATCTTAAAACAAAACAGTATCTGTTTGCTGTTTCAGATGCTACTGAAG CTCTAAAAGAAAATCCTCATGATACAAAAGCTTTGTATCGGCGTTGCCAAGGATACCAAGAGTTGGGACAAATTGAAGATGCTTATAAAGATGCTACACAATTaattaaaatagatccaaaaaaTCAGGCTGTCCAGACAATTATGCAAAAACTTGTGACTCCAATGCAGGAAAAA GTTCAAGAACGTACAAGTATGGATGGTAAAGTTGCTCAGATGTTCAATTTGGCATTCCAGGATAATCCAGATGTGACAAGAGatacaaaactaaca GCAACCAACAACATTATAGTTCTTGCTCGTGAAGAATCTGGAGCTGAGAAAATAGTGAgagaaaatggtatttttttcCTTCACAAAATGACCCAAATTAAAGATGATTTTGAACTTCAGCAAGCTTCTTATCGTGCATTGGCTAACCTTGCAGAAAATAGCCGAAGGCGAGTAA aaagaattataaaagaaataagtctTCCGGTGATATGCGAAACATTGAATACTTCTAATGAGAAACTATGTGTGACAGCTTCTCAACTTATATCCAATATAATCAATGCTATTACAAATGTTGATGCATTCAAAGCACTTGTCAAAGAACAGACTGCTATGAAAAGAAGAGGAGAACGAGTAAAGCCAGCAAAATTTACAATGG aTGAAGCAGCTCAAACATTTGTTGATGAAATCttcagttcaatgactaaaatgtTACCCAGTCGCAAGCTATCAGCTAGAGGTCGAGATGCCATCATAGAGATCTTTATTAAATACATTACAGGAATGAGTGGTGTTGGGTGGACCAAACAATTTATGGAAAGTGAAG GCCTTTATAATTTATTAACCATTGCTGGTATCCATTGTAAGGTTGAATCAGTGATAAAAGTGACTGGGCATTCGAGAATGCATTCGGCACTACTACTGACGAAGATCTATGATGATATGATTGGTGATAAACAAAGAGATCATTTTAAAGAACGTTGTCATGAGTATTTCAA AGATACATTTGGTGAAGGAGACATTGATTCTACAGTGGAGGCTATAAGAGCAATTACCACATTATTACAggtatgttttgttgttttgtga